The Legionella sp. PATHC032 genome has a window encoding:
- a CDS encoding patatin-like phospholipase family protein, protein MSLEVESKPHGNNPYANRFDNLPPKAQGRFPRVAYVLQGGGSLGAYQFGVVKGLLEAGYEPDWIAATSIGAIQAAIIVGNPPEKRIEKLEKFWDEIAPGNFFDFLGESDITLDFYNKLSAAFALLFGQPEFFFPKWCTGTIPLWGDPTTLSYYDTTPLRKTLLDLIDFELLNSCPIRLSLGAVQISNGHLIYFNNINYRIEVDHIMASAALPPGFPAVNIDGELYWDGGVHSNTPLEVILEAIPPENTLCFLIDCFGGRSFIPKNISEIEERRKDISYGTHAQRTIYNYLQRQKMRNSMMELSRILTDEQKKKSAHLLDIGSPHHCTLVHLAYSSRIVKAASKDYNFGRVVIKKRMESGYLDAKAVLAEESQWGYLPEDGKSRLYESPNNLSRLFRKQKKEVF, encoded by the coding sequence ATGAGTTTGGAAGTGGAGTCTAAACCGCACGGTAATAATCCTTATGCCAATCGCTTTGATAACTTACCCCCAAAGGCTCAAGGGCGTTTCCCTAGAGTGGCTTATGTACTGCAAGGCGGCGGATCTTTGGGAGCCTATCAATTTGGTGTGGTTAAAGGACTTCTTGAAGCTGGATATGAACCGGACTGGATTGCAGCAACTTCTATTGGTGCCATACAGGCAGCGATTATTGTAGGAAATCCTCCAGAAAAGCGTATTGAAAAACTCGAAAAATTTTGGGATGAAATTGCGCCGGGTAATTTTTTCGATTTTTTAGGTGAGTCCGATATTACTTTAGATTTTTATAATAAATTAAGCGCCGCTTTTGCTTTATTATTTGGTCAACCTGAGTTTTTTTTTCCAAAATGGTGCACTGGAACAATTCCTTTGTGGGGTGATCCAACGACTCTGAGTTACTATGATACAACCCCTCTTCGCAAAACATTGCTGGATCTTATTGATTTTGAATTACTAAATTCTTGTCCCATTCGCTTGAGTCTTGGTGCTGTTCAAATCAGCAATGGCCATTTAATCTATTTTAATAATATCAATTATCGTATAGAAGTGGATCACATTATGGCAAGCGCCGCTTTACCTCCTGGCTTTCCTGCAGTTAATATCGATGGAGAATTATATTGGGATGGCGGTGTGCATTCTAACACCCCATTAGAAGTTATTCTGGAGGCTATTCCACCAGAAAATACCTTGTGTTTTCTAATTGATTGTTTTGGTGGACGATCGTTTATTCCCAAAAACATTAGTGAAATTGAAGAGAGAAGGAAAGATATTTCATATGGAACCCATGCTCAACGCACTATTTATAATTATTTGCAAAGACAAAAAATGCGAAATTCAATGATGGAATTAAGCCGTATTTTAACGGACGAACAAAAGAAGAAGAGCGCTCATTTATTAGATATTGGCAGCCCTCATCACTGTACTTTGGTACATTTGGCTTACAGTTCAAGAATAGTGAAAGCAGCCTCGAAGGATTACAACTTTGGCCGAGTGGTCATTAAGAAGAGAATGGAGTCAGGATATTTAGATGCCAAGGCTGTACTGGCAGAAGAATCTCAATGGGGTTATTTACCTGAAGATGGAAAAAGCCGATTATATGAGTCACCCAACAATCTTTCCCGATTGTTTCGAAAACAAAAAAAAGAGGTATTTTAG
- a CDS encoding HlyD family secretion protein yields MKEKFVTWYKIVTKHIRLFFSYSIPMFFKKGKNYINLPIIVVGLALVIGLFHLFSYLIPFTDNAFVVTNVTPVAADVSGFITEIYVKNGQKVKKNDPIFSVYRVPYELAYQQATADYKEGLKKIDVFQKQIERTVALIKATDAELGKAQFALGLKKNKNVAEAVSVLELKNLGYDVSTLTNKRNALQQEVAVLQAKIEQQRHTVASLKAKMDNAKVNLDLTIVRAPGDGVIDNMYVSPNTPIEIHKPVFSFIDTANYYIQANFNETDLRNVRQGDKAYIILRMYYFDKIFHGVVVNSLWAAERQTTAPKSQIQVVANQNEWLLLPQRFPLQIKILDPDPDYPLNPGASAYVYISTKR; encoded by the coding sequence GTGAAAGAGAAGTTTGTCACATGGTATAAAATAGTAACGAAACATATCCGGCTTTTCTTTAGTTATTCTATCCCTATGTTTTTTAAAAAGGGCAAAAATTACATTAATCTTCCCATCATTGTCGTTGGCCTCGCTCTTGTTATTGGCCTTTTTCATTTATTTTCCTATTTGATCCCTTTCACTGACAATGCGTTTGTTGTCACTAATGTGACCCCTGTAGCTGCTGATGTATCTGGTTTTATTACTGAAATCTATGTCAAGAATGGCCAAAAAGTAAAAAAGAATGATCCTATATTCAGTGTTTACAGGGTTCCTTATGAGTTGGCTTATCAACAGGCAACGGCTGACTATAAGGAAGGATTAAAGAAAATAGACGTGTTCCAAAAGCAGATTGAAAGAACTGTTGCTTTGATTAAAGCAACGGATGCTGAACTTGGAAAAGCCCAATTTGCTCTTGGTCTTAAAAAAAATAAGAATGTGGCTGAAGCAGTATCTGTTCTTGAATTAAAAAATCTTGGTTATGATGTTTCTACCTTAACTAACAAAAGAAATGCTCTGCAACAGGAAGTGGCGGTTTTGCAAGCCAAGATTGAGCAACAAAGACATACTGTCGCCAGCCTTAAGGCAAAAATGGATAATGCCAAGGTTAATCTTGATTTAACCATTGTCAGAGCTCCTGGTGATGGAGTGATAGATAATATGTATGTTTCTCCGAATACCCCTATCGAGATCCACAAACCGGTGTTTTCTTTTATAGATACTGCAAATTATTATATCCAGGCTAATTTTAATGAAACGGACTTACGCAATGTTCGCCAAGGTGATAAAGCGTATATCATTTTACGTATGTATTATTTCGACAAAATATTTCATGGGGTTGTTGTCAACTCGTTATGGGCTGCTGAACGACAAACAACCGCCCCCAAGAGCCAAATTCAAGTTGTTGCAAATCAAAATGAATGGTTGTTGCTTCCTCAGCGATTTCCATTACAAATCAAGATATTGGATCCCGATCCTGACTATCCTTTAAATCCTGGTGCCAGTGCTTATGTTTATATCTCAACTAAAAGATAA